In Drosophila pseudoobscura strain MV-25-SWS-2005 chromosome 4, UCI_Dpse_MV25, whole genome shotgun sequence, the following proteins share a genomic window:
- the tadr gene encoding uncharacterized protein tadr: MSSGSLLDALCSGGGARLALGTSIVSYLIVYNEASATSLLFGVWLATLYGIFSLVIKTSLRSLQMPYVRATNKFDHGSLFLAIWLDALAAMCACAALARTLSACLDAMTGGLARILILGRNAPANEPWPDVLGVSVVFLVTGMFMLGLVHSKAFSLILTLGMFGLNAILSAVGWWRGDLLAWSTDSYFQPDGVSSVFLSAALLTYTFPSDWPQQHRSGRYTSSLITALVSVSLLLTAVCLSTVVHFKAREEYVAVPLFNILDESGFHKLVPASACMLLLTSSAAFLELFPELYGIVVRLATSEWRILSKQISYESSESGNPVLAVFIAGSLCAMLAFACPLQHLSYTLAASHIGAGFLRAFYLLYTPYRPKFMHPSSESSLSYSRLSTAPIAKSSSCSSAATSSSSRLKRSLWNISLAKHSGLKKPKTKPRNKQEVEKEWLLLGEPTSPCPQREGRDVESTILSDGEPPPSDFEYPDKFDKSDSDTSTDIDAIVDEYREKIKVTTAGPLERSVRVPTVSSWRVTIFALVVIALGIALCVAGLQMHWAPAAFTGAIGVLIVAIIMGFIPKYTGSVINVSPVLCGMSLLLGVILFSGCAVHSWPGLVIWLVAGLIMVVRCDRFCCNCFEHTSMMNAQLIPSVSGKTTASSASGSSGGPGPSTSIRIPRPPKGVGVVSLPQRINGHR; the protein is encoded by the exons ATGTCGAGTGGCAG CCTGCTGGACGCCCTCTGCAGTGGCGGTGGGGCCCGCCTGGCCCTGGGTACCTCCATCGTCTCCTATTTAATTGTCTACAATGAGGCCTCTGCAACGAGTTTGCTCTTTGGCGTCTGGCTGGCGACTCTTTATGGGATATTTTCAC TCGTCATTAAGACGAGTCTGCGTAGCCTACAAATGCCTTATGTTCGGGCCACCAACAAATTTGACCATGGCAGCCTTTTTCTGGCCATCTGGCTGGATGCCTTGGCGGCCATGTGTGCCTGCGCAGCGCTGGCAAGGACACTGAGTGCCTGTCTGGATGCCATGACTGGAGGCTTGGCCAGGATACTCATTTTGGGCCGGAATGCACCTGCGAACGAGCCCTGGCCGGATGTCCTAGGTGTTTCCGTTGTTTTTCTAGTCACTGGAATGTTCATGCTTGGTCTGGTG CACTCCAAGGCCTTCAGCCTCATCCTGACACTTGGGATGTTTGGCTTGAATGCAATCCTCAGTGCCGTTGGCTGGTGGCGTGGTGATTTGTTGGCCTGGTCGACGGATAGCTACTTTCAGCCCGATGGCGTTAGCAGT GTTTTTCTGTCCGCTGCCCTGCTAACGTATACGTTTCCCAGCGATTGGCCGCAACAGCATCGGAGTGGACGGTATACGTCCAGCTTGATCACAGCTCTGGTCAGTGTTTCCCTACTCCTGACAGCCGTATGTCTATCCACAGTGGTGCACTTTAA AGCACGTGAGGAGTACGTGGCTGTGCCTCTGTTTAACATCCTCGATGAGAGTGGCTTCCATAAGCTGGTGCCTGCCTCCGCCTGCATGCTCCTCCTCACCAGTTCGGCTGCCTTTCTGGAACTCTTCCCAGAGCTATATGGGATTGTGGTGCGTCTGGCCACCTCCGAGTGGCGCATACTCTCCAAGCAAATCAGCTACGAGAGCTCGGAGAGTGGCAATCCCGTGCTGGCTGTTTTTATTGCCGGAAGCCTGTGTGCCATGCTGGCCTTTGCCTGTCCCCTGCAGCATCTCAGCTATACCCTGGCCGCCAGCCACATTGGTGCTGGATTCCTGCGAGCCTTCTATCTGCTGTACACCCCCTACAGGCCCAAGTTCATGCATCCCAGCAGCGAGTCCTCACTGTCGTACAGTCGCCTCTCCACGGCGCCCATTGCCAAGAGCAGTAGCTGCAGCAGTGCGGCCACCTCCAGCTCGAGTCGCCTCAAACGCAGTCTCTGGAACATCAGTCTGGCCAAGCACAGCGGCCTGAAAAAGCCCAAGACGAAGCCAAGGAATAAACAGGAAGTGGAGAAGGAGTGGTTACTCCTTGGGGAACCAACATCGCCATGTCCGCAGCGGGAGGGCAGGGATGTGGAGTCCACCATTCTTTCGGATGGAGAGCCACCG CCATCGGACTTTGAATACCCCGACAAGTTCGACAAAAGCGATTCGGATACCTCAACGGATATTGATGCCATTGTGGATGAATATCGGGAGAAGATTAAG GTAACCACAGCAGGACCCTTGGAGCGCAGCGTTCGTGTGCCCACTGTCAGCTCGTGGCGGGTGACCATCTTCGCTTTGGTGGTCATTGCCTTGGGGAttgctctgtgtgtggcaggacTCCAGATGCACTGGGCACCAGCGGCCTTTACCGGAGCCATTGGGGTGTTAATTGTGGCCATAATAATGGGCTTTATACCCAAGTACACGGGCAGTGTGATCAATGTGAGTCCCGTGCTCTGCGGcatgtcgctgctgctgggtgttATACTGTTCAGCGGCTGTGCGGTTCAttcctggcctggtctggtcatctggctggtggctggacTTATAATGGTGGTGCGATGCGATAGGTTTTGCTGCAATTGCTTCGAGCACACGTCCATGATGAATGCCCAGCTGATTCCTAGTGTTTCGGGCAAGACCACGGCATCGAGTGCATCCGGCTCGAGTGGTGGACCGGGACCATCGACCAGTATTCGGATACCCAGGCCTCCCAAGGGTGTGGGGGTGGTCAGTCTGCCGCAACGCATCAATGGCCATAGATGA
- the LOC6903592 gene encoding uncharacterized protein: MDLLSPEECLLIAQRTLKEKDKSNLILLDSQLEAGSNELMGYMGEYYKLKLTVEDTADKEKHNLDYFIKSLPRKNEPQRAECERKGVFRKESAIYTEILPNVQKYATKKLFPKCFYSRNDIIVLEDLTQEYRHLKASEGYTLEHYKLVLEHLAEVHAASIAWEEKDQVNICERFKDVLIELHLSMDNSWFTTGLKAIVFLAARHPQYQTEEHQSFINNKLYNLLTKSEELVTPSLTIRNVLCHRDTWDRNIFFRFGSESSALPSACCIVDFQLAKYCSPTLDVLFLLYIVASASLRRVIYEECLDHYHLALQSHLTRLGLDGELITRENFLGECQRTRLAALIIWALTEPQTKMSSSVSNRLRSEEPEKFDYYLNTDRSEMLLRVMKLQPGYEQTIMSPVKELVDYLIENEHLYA, translated from the exons ATGGATCTACTCAGCCCCGAAGAATGTCTGCTCATAGCTCAGAGGACACTGAAAGAAAAGGATAAATCAAACCTTATACTCTTGGACTCCCAGCTAGAGGCTGGCTCCAACGAGCTCATGGGTTACATGGGGGAGTattacaaattgaaattgacgGTGGAAGACACTGCAGATAAGGAGAAACATAATCTGGATTATTTTATCAAAAGTTTGCCGCGTAAAAACGAACCGCAACGTGCAGAGTGCGAGCGCAAGGGGGTGTTCCGCAAGGAATCAGCCATTTACACAGAAATACTACcaaatgtacaaaaatatg CCACAAAGAAGCTCTTTCCAAAATGCTTCTACAGTCGTAATGATATCATAGTCCTGGAAGATCTCACCCAGGAATATCGACATCTCAAGGCCTCGGAGGGCTATACCCTGGAGCACTACAAACTGGTACTCGAACATTTGGCGGAGGTACATGCCGCCAGCATAGCCTGGGAGGAAAAGGACCAAGTCAACATTTGCGAGCGCTTCAAGGATGTGCTGATTGAGCTGCACTTGAGCATGGATAACTCTTGGTTCACGACTGGACTGAAA GCAATTGTCTTCCTGGCCGCCAGACATCCCCAATATCAAACAGAGGAACATCAGAGTTTCATCAACAATAAACTGTACAATCTACTGACCAAATCAGAGGAACTGGTGACCCCCTCGCTGACCATAAGGAATGTCCTGTGTCATCGGGATACCTGGGATCGGAATATCTTCTTTCGATTCGGGAGTGAATCATCCGCTCTGCCCAGTGCCTGTTGTATTGTGGACTTTCAGTTAGCAAAATACTGTTCCCCCACTCTCGATGTCCTCTTCCTGCTGTACATTGTGGCCTCGGCAAGTTTGCGGCGGGTGATCTATGAAGAGTGCCTGGACCACTATCACCTTGCTCTGCAATCTCACTTAACTCGTCTGGGACTGGATGGCGAACTCATTACGCGGGAAAACTTTTTGGGGGAATGCCAACGCACTCGGCTGGCTGCTCTGATCATTTGGGCCCTCACCGAACCCCAAACCAAGATGTCGTCCAGCGTTTCGAATCGACTACGCTCGGAGGAGCCCGAGAAGTTTGACTATTATCTCAACACCGATCGCAGTGAGATGCTGCTGCGGGTGATGAAGCTTCAGCCCGGCTACGAACAGACTATAATGTCACCCGTCAAGGAGCTTGTGGATTATCTCATCGAAAACGAACACTTGTATGCCTAG
- the LOC6903591 gene encoding uncharacterized protein, with amino-acid sequence MSTDDYKPVLTRQNRLELFTLEECQEILVNLLADKQQHGVLKHFEIVPASEHVGFLGEYYHLELKYQLQDVKEEQTTRLFVKSVIFQNANMEYYMEKMGLIKKESKLYELLLNELKKFSPHVWCTKCYFTRNDLFVMQNVEDMGYVALPSGTRFLSEDQLGPILKTLATLHASSVAYERQQGQTIGVQLREWLKEVSVDPDVEWYTAGLRAVLAVAATHPDVRNDVRAQEYIAKELPRRLDSVYYMVNPSPVHRNVFVHRDAWGANVFYHKERPLEERSVLVDFQLCRYSPPAMDFHLVSYLNLEPANRKEMIGRLVNLYYETLAEELKTMGIDPSQEQLSREEFEQSLKDFALFGVTYNCIAATILRLPDNYLKSLKDQRPADFHRFCNIDRTPDVLSLMNDHQDFADYMYECVGDLLALTYHKRN; translated from the exons ATGAGTACGGACGACTACAAACCGGTGCTCACGCGACAAAATCGCTTGGAATTGTTTACGTTGGAAGAGTGTCAAGAGATTTTGGTGAATTTATTGGCCGATAAGCAGCAGCATGGGGTCCTAAAACACTTTGAAATAGTGCCAGCCTCAGAGCACGTTGGTTTTCTCGGAGAATACTACCATTTGGAGCTCAAATACCAGCTGCAAGATGTAAAAGAAGAGCAGACCACACGACTGTTCGTCAAGTCGGTGATCTTTCAAAATGCCAACATGGAATACTATATGGAGAAAATGGGTCTGATCAAGAAGGAGAGCAAGCTCTATGAGTTGCTGCTCAATGAGCTCAAGAAGTTCT CTCCTCATGTGTGGTGCACCAAATGCTATTTCACACGCAATGATCTCTTCGTGATGCAGAATGTCGAGGATATGGGTTATGTGGCCCTTCCGTCGGGCACGCGCTTTCTCAGTGAGGATCAGTTGGGTCCCATTCTGAAGACTTTGGCCACCCTTCATGCGAGTAGCGTGGCCTATGAGCGACAGCAAGGACAAACTATCGGCGTTCAGCTGAGGGAGTGGCTCAAAGAAGTATCTGTTGATCCGGATGTAGAATGGTACACCGCTGGTCTTAGG GCGGTTCTGGCCGTGGCTGCCACTCATCCCGATGTCCGCAACGATGTCCGGGCCCAGGAGTATATAGCAAAGGAACTGCCCCGTCGCTTGGACAGTGTCTATTATATGGTCAATCCCTCGCCAGTTCACAGGAATGTCTTCGTTCATCGGGATGCCTGGGGTGCCAATGTTTTCTATCACAAGGAGCGGCCGCTGGAGGAGCGCTCTGTCCTGGTGGACTTCCAGTTGTGTAGATATTCCCCGCCAGCCATGGACTTCCATTTGGTTAGCTATCTCAATCTAGAGCCCGCCAATCGTAAGGAAATGATTGGTCGCTTGGTAAATCTCTACTACGAAACATTGGCGGAAGAACTCAAGACAATGGGCATCGATCCCAGTCAAGAGCAGCTGAGTCGCGAGGAGTTTGAACAATCTCTCAAGGATTTTGCCCTGTTTGGGGTCACGTACAACTGCATAGCAGCCACAATACTCCGCCTGCCCGACAACTACCTGAAGAGCCTTAAGGATCAACGACCAGCGGACTTTCATCGCTTCTGTAATATCGATCGTACACCCGATGTTCTCAGTCTGATGAACGATCATCAAGACTTTGCCGAttatatgtatgaatgtgtGGGGGATTTGTTGGCACTGACATATCATAAACGAAACTGA
- the LOC6903590 gene encoding uncharacterized protein, producing MLLSRLECVKILENLTNCESKLLDYQVVRDDTAVGYLGDYYALTISYCNAEREEICQKAQLFIKTLPLKSAEVAKEAIFRKETWFYETMLGKMQQYSKLKWSPFCYFTRPDLLVLEDIKLKGYRAVEATQLTENHLHQLMRSVAAFHAASLIYEHQTKVNIGEAYGDQLLEVTVASEIAWFTTGLSAVLAAVRSLPQYQGDRELNFIDNQLLAIMEGIYEQAKPSIKYRNVLCHRDLWVGNTFYPREEIGAALLVDFQTCRYTPPAQDLGFSLYMNLTSACRRQMEKTCIDVYYNNLVENLSEFGLQAELLLSKSELLESFEEFRLFGIVYRAVAATIIKVPAAFVTNDFKYVDRSGVILGYMETNQEFRSYMEECCVDVMNLALDRANM from the exons atgCTGCTCAGCCGCCTCGAATGTGTGAAAATATTGGAAAATCTAACAAATTGCGAGAGCAAGCTGTTGGACTATCAGGTGGTTCGAGATGACACTGCAGTTGGGTATCTGGGGGATTACTATGCACTGACTATAAGCTACTGCAAC GCTGAACGAGAGGAAATCTGCCAAAAAGCGCAGCTTTTCATCAAAACCCTGCCCCTAAAAAGCGCCGAAGTGGCCAAGGAGGCTATATTTCGTAAAGAGACATGGTTCTACGAGACAATGCTAGGCAAAATGCAGCAATACT CCAAGCTCAAATGGAGTCCCTTTTGTTACTTCACTCGACCCGATCTACTGGTCCTCGAGGACATAAAACTAAAGGGATATCGGGCAGTGGAAGCCACTCAACTGACTGAGAATCACCTGCATCAACTGATGCGTTCCGTGGCAGCCTTTCATGCCGCCAGTCTGATTTACGAGCATCAGACCAAAGTGAATATTGGGGAAGCCTATGGCGATCAATTGCTGGAGGTAACAGTTGCCTCTGAGATAGCCTGGTTTACTACTGGCCTCTCCGCTGTTCTGGCTGCCGTACGAAGTCTTCCCCAGTATCAGGGAGACAGGGAACTCAATTTCATTGACAACCAACTGCTGGCGATCATGGAAGGCATCTATGAGCAGGCGAAGCCTTCAATCAAGTACAGGAATGTGCTCTGTCATCGCGATCTTTGGGTGGGAAATACCTTTTATCCACGCGAAGAAATCGGGGCCGCTCTCCTTGTAGACTTTCAGACCTGTCGGTACACTCCGCCTGCACAGGATCTAGGCTTTAGTTTGTATATGAATCTCACATCAGCGTGTCGAAGGCAAATGGAAAAGACCTGCATTGATGTGTACTACAATAATTTGGTGGAGAATCTCTCAGAGTTTGGCCTCCAGGCAGAGCTCCTGTTGTCGAAATCAGAGCTCCTGGAATCCTTTGAGGAGTTTCGTTTATTTGGGATTGTCTATCGCGCTGTGGCGGCTACCATCATCAAGGTGCCAGCCGCCTTTGTGACCAATGACTTCAAGTATGTGGATCGCAGTGGAGTGATTTTGGGGTATATGGAAACCAACCAAGAGTTCAGGTCCTATATGGAGGAGTGCTGTGTGGACGTCATGAACTTGGCCTTGGACAGGGCAAACATGTGA
- the ppk13 gene encoding sodium channel protein Nach: protein MDRSNEQESLARDTVLRSGSLTISFGLEFIERRAAMRFSRSIEEYLSNSTLHGARFIVDKDASWLERIFWVICLVVSWYASWLLIKASLSAFENNAISFVVESSYRDWNTNFPAIIVCESKNMDRIQEVAEQLWGADHDFTLEEVLSEIAFFRGESYHTVHECSGEESTASCFYSNFSYYAQLVRSSCVDSISNCEWNNKPFECCKYFHRMETELGICYAINSLQAGKNKGPKLNMYSNRYTGPGTLTMELHTEATVFILGNEEVPTLVTPKTDFLVVGPYISFTRYISKRDIENDEEIRQTSVYQRNCRFADENILGVHNYYSYSACTVQCRKDRQMELCNCSSHLSPNSPDWQLCNMDGLECLNRNYEDLSVIIAKWSKRRGRKGLVCDCLPSCTEVDITTVSDSKDNMVGEQNPVSRIEVGLIELPTERYKRNLVRGKLDLVVSIGGTTGLFVGASLLSFVEIFYYITIRPYTTYMDDRLKRMVFD, encoded by the exons ATGGATAGATCGAATGAACAGGAGTCATTAGCAAGGGACACCGTGCTCCGTTCCGGTTCACTTACAATCAGTTTCGGTTTAGAGTTCATAGAAAGACGTGCCGCCATGAGGTTCAGTCGAAGTATAGAGGAATATCTGTCGAACTCTACCCTACATGGCGCCAGATTCATAGTGGACAAGGATGCCAGTTGGTTGGAGCGAATCTTTTGGGTCATTTGCCTGGTGGTCTCGTGGTACGCCTCCTGGTTGCTTATCAAAGCGTCGCTAA GTGCCTTTGAGAATAATGCCATTAGCTTTGTGGTGGAGAGCTCGTATCGCGATTGGAATACAAATTTTCCAGCCATCATAGTGTGTGAATCGAAGAATATGGATCGCATACAGGAGGTGGCTGAACA ACTCTGGGGCGCTGATCATGACTTTACCTTGGAGGAGGTACTCAGTGAGATTGCCTTCTTCCGGGGCGAATCCTATCACACGGTCCACGAGTGCAGTGGCGAGGAGTCCACGGCCTCCTGTTTCTACTCGAACTTTTCGTACTATGCCCAGCTGGTGAGGAGCAGCTGTGTGGACTCCATCAGTAATTGTGAGTGGAACAACAAGCCCTTCGAATGCTGCAAGTACTTCCATCGCATGGAAACAGAGCTGGGCATATGCTATGCCATCAATTCTCTGCAGGCTGG AAAGAACAAAGGCCCCAAGCTGAATATGTATTCAAATCGTTATACTGGACCTGGAACACTCACAATGGAATTGCATACGGAGGCTACA GTCTTCATATTGGGCAACGAAGAAGTTCCCACTTTGGTCACGCCCAAAACGGATTTTCTAGTCGTGGGTCCCTATATATCCTTCAC ACGCTATATCTCTAAGCGTGACATTGAAAACGATGAGGAGATCCGTCAGACGAGCGTCTATCAGCGTAATTGCCGTTTTGCCGATGAGAATATTCTGGGTGTCCACAATTATTATAGCTATAGTGCCTGCACGGTTCAGTGTCGCAAGGATCGCCAGATGGAGCTGTGCAACTGCTCCAGTCATCTGTCCCCCAACTCGCCCGACTGGCAGCTCTGCAATATGGATGGTCTCGAGTGCCTCAACAGGAACTATGAGGATCTTTCGGTGATCATTGCCAAATGGTCGAAGCGTCGTGGTCGCAAGGGTCTGGTCTGCGATTGTCTGCCCTCCTGCACGGAGGTGGATATAACTACAGTGTCTGACAGCAAGGACAACATGGTGGGGGAGCAGAATCCCGTCTCTCGCATTGAGGTGGGTCTCATAGAGCTGCCCACGGAGCGGTACAAGAGGAATTTAGTGCGTGGCAAATTGGATTTGGTGG TGTCCATTGGTGGTACAACAGGACTATTTGTGGGGGCCAGTCTGCTTAGCTTCGTGGAGATCTTTTACTACATCACTATTCGTCCTTATACTACTTATATGGATGATCGTTTGAAACGTATGGTTTTTGATTAA
- the LOC4818195 gene encoding uncharacterized protein — MATALELSPNQIRGLCQRYLDQDQDDSSSHPGFDIVSYQLKPTSEAPAGYLGSHFYLQVTVQLHNAEAALKLRFFVKAAPEGNASRMEYLEDFGVFEKEIAVYKNVLPKLEKACAQVAPRCYYADKNLLVFENLADQGYRMGTGRDGLMNYEQLHCCLKTLAAMHAGSIIQEARTGKRLPQSQPLAVVENAYPSNKKPDHLRIVNFHKSCSVFKKIIKTMPKYQSKMDYILDNFTDRMLYIFEAIRTSDKYQNTLLHGDLWANNIMFQYGKYGETPLQCRIVDFQLARYAPPALDVLTVLTIPTTSQFRAAHLDELLAEYYRFMSEFLKRAGLDIARFIPEDSFYQSVEEFRSVGLIESCLFCHMVMLPPSSTQKLTGSEDGFTEFFSNRRIEICQEAFDTDELYRTRLTDMIEDFVDNFVLKERN; from the coding sequence ATGGCGACGGCACTGGAGTTGAGTCCCAACCAGATTCGCGGCTTGTGCCAGCGATACCTTGATCAAGATCAAGATGACAGCAGCTCCCATCCGGGCTTTGATATAGTCAGCTATCAGTTAAAGCCCACATCGGAGGCACCAGCCGGATATCTAGGAAGTCATTTCTATCTGCAGGTCACGGTACAGCTGCACAATGCAGAAGCGGCATTAAAGCTAAGATTCTTTGTGAAGGCTGCCCCCGAGGGTAATGCCTCGCGCATGGAGTATCTGGAGGATTTCGGCGTGTTCGAAAAGGAGATTGCCGTGTACAAGAATGTCCTGCCAAAACTGGAGAAGGCCTGCGCTCAGGTGGCACCCAGGTGCTACTATGCCGATAAGAATCTGCTGGTTTTCGAGAACCTTGCGGATCAGGGCTACCGCATGGGAACCGGGCGGGATGGTCTAATGAACTATGAGCAGCTCCACTGCTGCCTGAAGACCCTGGCCGCCATGCATGCGGGTTCCATCATCCAGGAGGCGCGTACGGGTAAGAGGCTGCCCCAATCCCAGCCCCTTGCCGTTGTCGAGAATGCATATCCCAGCAACAAGAAGCCAGATCATTTGCGGATTGTGAACTTCCACAAAAGCTGTTCGGTGTTTAAGAAAATCATCAAAACGATGCCCAAATACCAATCGAAGATGGACTACATTTTGGATAACTTCACCGATCGAATGCTGTACATTTTCGAGGCCATCAGGACATCCGATAAATATCAGAATACCCTGCTTCATGGCGATCTGTGGGCCAACAATATAATGTTCCAGTATGGAAAATATGGCGAGACTCCACTGCAATGCCGCATCGTGGACTTCCAGCTGGCTCGATATGCACCACCAGCACTGGATGTGCTCACCGTCCTTACAATACCAACAACTAGTCAATTCCGGGCCGCTCATCTCGATGAACTTTTGGCGGAGTATTACCGATTCATGAGCGAGTTTCTCAAGCGAGCGGGCCTGGATATAGCTCGTTTTATACCCGAGGATTCTTTCTATCAGTCTGTGGAGGAGTTCCGCAGTGTGGGTCTCATCGAGAGCTGTCTCTTTTGTCATATGGTGATGCTCCCGCCATCCTCTACGCAAAAGTTGACCGGCTCTGAGGACGGATTCACTGAGTTCTTCAGCAATCGTCGCATAGAGATCTGCCAGGAGGCCTTCGACACGGATGAGCTGTACAGAACCCGCCTGACAGACATGATTGAAGATTTTGTGGacaattttgttttgaaagaaagaaattaa